A window of the Phragmites australis chromosome 20, lpPhrAust1.1, whole genome shotgun sequence genome harbors these coding sequences:
- the LOC133901555 gene encoding flagellar radial spoke protein 5-like isoform X2 translates to MAVGTSCLVSSTRPAPKTSSGRRRRLAPQCAAVVDGKKTTVRSKAGDVLEVCRVVNGMWQVSGSSWGRAEPAAAVDAMLRYADGGLTTFDMADIYGPAEDLYGIFINRVRRERPPELLEEIKGLTKWVPPPVKMTRSYVEDNINRSRKRMDVAALDMLQFHWWDYSNPGYLDALKHITDLKEEGKIKTVALTNFDTDRLQIILENGIPVVSNQVQHSIVDMRPQQRIAELCQLTGVKLITYGTVMGGLLTEKFLDTNVSIPFAGPPLNTPSLQKYKRMVDAWGGWSLFQALLQTLKKVSLKHGVSIATVAVRYILNQTSVAGSMVGVRLGLAEHIKDTNAVFSLELDEEDMNSITEVSKKGRNLMDIIGDCGDEYRA, encoded by the exons ATGGCTGTGGGCACCAGCTGCCTTGTTTCTTCTACTAGGCCAGCGCCGAAGACGAGCtctgggcggcggcggcggctggcaCCGCAGTGCGCGGCCGTGGTGGACGGGAAGAAGACGACGGTGAGGAGCAAGGCGGGGGACGTGCTGGAGGTGTGCCGGGTGGTGAACGGCATGTGGCAGGTGAGCGGCTCGTCGTGGGGCCGCGCGGagccggcggcggccgtggaCGCCATGCTCCGGTACGCGGACGGCGGCCTCACCACGTTCGACATGGCTGACATAT ATGGGCCAGCAGAGGATTTGTATGGCATTTTCATCAATAGAGTTAGGCGGGAGCGCCCACCTGAGTTGCTGGAAGAAATCAAGGG GCTTACAAAGTGGGTACCACCTCCGGTTAAGATGACAAGAAGCTATGTTGAGGATAATATCAACAGATCTAGGAAGAGGATGGATGTTGCTGCCTTGGACATGTTGCAGTTCCACTG gtggGATTACTCAAATCCTGGATATCTGGACGCACTAAAGCACATCACAGACCTGAAGGAGGAAG GCAAGATAAAGACTGTAGCTCTGACAAACTTCGATACAGACAGACTGCagataattctagaaaatggAATCCCAGTTGTCAGCAACCAG GTTCAACATTCTATTGTTGATATGCGCCCACAGCAAAGAATTGCAGAGCTTTGCCAGCTTACTGGAGTTAAACTTATAAC GTATGGCACAGTTATGGGTGGTCTTTTGACTGAGAAGTTTCTTGACACCAATGTATCAATACCTTTTGCTGGACCTCCTCTAAATACCCCATCCTTGCAGAAATATAAGAGG ATGGTCGATGCTTGGGGTGGCTGGAGTTTATTCCAGGCTTTGCTTCAGACTTTAAAGAAGGTGTCCTTGAAACATGGCGTCTCTATCGCAACTGTTGCTGTGAGATACATACTGAATCAG ACATCAGTTGCAGGTTCGATGGTGGGTGTGAGGCTGGGACTCGCTGAACACATTAAAGACACCAATGCCGTATTCTCACTTGAATTGGATGAAGAGGACATGAACAGCATCACCGAAGTATCAAAGAAGGGCAGAAATTTGATGGATATTATCGGCGATTGCGGCGACGAATATAGAGCTTAG
- the LOC133901556 gene encoding histidine-containing phosphotransfer protein 2 yields MAAAALREQLNALLASMFASGLVDEQFQQLQMLQDDGGTPGFVAEVVTLFCDDADRIIAELAALLEQPIVDFDKVDAYVHQLKGSSASVGAQKVKFTCMQFRQLCQDKNRDGCIMALAVVRNEFYDLRNKFQTMLQLEQQIQAQQ; encoded by the exons ATGGCGGCCGCGGCGCTCAGGGAGCAGCTCAACGCGCTCCTCGCCTCCATGTTCGCCTCG GGTTTGGTGGACGAGCAGTTCCAGCAGCTGCAGATGCTGCAGGACGACGGCGGCACGCCGGGCTTCGTCGCCGAGGTCGTCACCCTCTTCTGCGATGACGCCGACAGGATCATCGCTGAGCTTGCCGCCCTGCT GGAGCAGCCCATCGTGGACTTCGATAAGGTGGACGCCTACGTGCATCAGCTCAAGGGAAGCAGCGCCAG TGTTGGTGCTCAGAAAGTGAAGTTTACTTGCATGCAGTTCCGTCAGTTATGCCAGGATAAAAACAGAGACGG GTGCATTATGGCGTTGGCTGTTGTGAGAAATGAGTTCTATGATCTGCGCAACAAGTTCCAGACTATGCTTCAG CTTGAGCAGCAAATCCAGGCTCAGCAATAA
- the LOC133901335 gene encoding monodehydroascorbate reductase 3, cytosolic: MASEKHFKYVILGGGVAAGYAAREFAKQGVKPGELAIISKEAVAPYERPALSKGYLFPQNAARLPGFYVCVGSGGEKLLPEWYSEKGIELILSTEIVKADLATKSLTSAAAATFTYEILLIATGSSVIKLTDFGTQGADSNNILYLREIDDADKLVAAIQAKKGGKAVVVGGGYIGLELSAALKINDFDVTMVFPEPWCMPRLFTADIAAFYEAYYTNKGVKIVKGTLAVGFDANANGDVTAVKLKDGSVLEADIVVVGVGGRPLTTLFKGQVAEEKGGIKTDAFFETSVPGVYAIGDVATFPLKMYNELRRVEHVDHARKSAEQAVKAIKGKESGESVPEYDYLPYFYSRSFDLAWQFYGDNVGETILFGDSDPTSAKPKFGSYWIKDGKVLGTFLEGGSPDENKAIAKVAKAQPPVANIEELKKEGLQFANKI; encoded by the exons ATGGCTTCGGAGAAGCACTTCAAGTACGTCAtcctcggcggcggcgttgCAGCG GGTTACGCGGCCCGGGAGTTCGCGAAGCAGGGAGTTAAGCCAGGGGAGCTCGCCATCATCTCCAAGGAGGCT GTGGCTCCTTATGAGCGCCCTGCCCTCAGCAAAGGTTACCTCTTTCCTCAGA ATGCTGCAAGACTCCCAGGATTTTATGTGTGCGTGGGAAGTGGCGGAGAGAAGCTATTGCCTGAATGGTACTCAGAGAAAG GTATTGAGCTGATCCTCAGCACAGAAATTGTCAAAGCTGATCTTGCCACCAAGAGTCTGACTAGTGCTGCTGCAGCTACCTTTACATATGAGATCTTGCTCATTGCTACTGGCTCCTCA GTCATAAAGCTCACTGATTTTGGCACACAAGGAGCAGATTCTAACAACATTTTATATCTAAGGGAAATTGATGATGCTGACAAGCTGGTTGCAGCTATCCAAGCAAAGAAGGGTGGGAAGGCAGTGGTTGTTGGAGGAGGTTATATTGGCCTTGAACTTAGTGCAGCACTGAAGATCAATGACTTTGATGTCACTATGGTGTTTCCTGAACCTTGGTGTA TGCCCCGTCTCTTCACTGCCGATATTGCGGCATTCTACGAGGCTTACTATACAAACAAAGGGGTAAAGATTGTGAAGGGTACACTAGCTGTTGGTTTTGATGCTAATGCAAATGGTGAT GTCACTGCAGTTAAGCTAAAGGATGGCAGTGTGCTTGAAGCTgatattgttgttgttggtgttggagGCAGACCATTGACTACTCTCTTCAAAGGTCAAGTTGCCGAGGAGAAAGGTGGAATCAAG ACTGATGCTTTCTTTGAAACAAGTGTCCCTGGAGTATATGCCATTGGCGATGTGGCCACCTTCCCTTTGAAGATGTACAATGAGTTGAGGAGAGTGGAACATGTTGACCATGCTAGGAAGTCTGCAGAGCAGGCTGTAAAG GCAATCAAGGGCAAAGAGTCCGGCGAGTCAGTTCCGGAGTACGACTACCTGCCATACTTCTACTCCCGATCATTCGATCTGGCCTGGCAATTCTATGGCGACAACGTGGGCGAAACCATCCTGTTTGGCGACAGCGACCCCACCTCGGCCAAGCCCAAGTTTGGATCGTACTGGATTAAGGACGGCAAGGTCTTGGGTACCTTCCTCGAAGGCGGGTCACCGGATGAGAACAAGGCCATTGCCAAGGTTGCGAAAGCTCAGCCGCCGGTTGCCAACATAGAGGAGCTCAAGAAGGAGGGCCTCCAGTTCGCCAACAAGATCTGA
- the LOC133901555 gene encoding flagellar radial spoke protein 5-like isoform X1: MSSFAARALSPAPPPLPRRLRPARCSGGTAAAAETATAGPARVTTVSNSGDSLPICRVLNGMWQTSGGWGRIDRDAAVDAMLAYADAGLSTFDMADHYGPAEDLYGIFINRVRRERPPELLEEIKGLTKWVPPPVKMTRSYVEDNINRSRKRMDVAALDMLQFHWWDYSNPGYLDALKHITDLKEEGKIKTVALTNFDTDRLQIILENGIPVVSNQVQHSIVDMRPQQRIAELCQLTGVKLITYGTVMGGLLTEKFLDTNVSIPFAGPPLNTPSLQKYKRMVDAWGGWSLFQALLQTLKKVSLKHGVSIATVAVRYILNQTSVAGSMVGVRLGLAEHIKDTNAVFSLELDEEDMNSITEVSKKGRNLMDIIGDCGDEYRA; the protein is encoded by the exons ATGTCGTCCTTCGCAGCGCGCGCCctctcgccggcgccgcctcccctccctcgCCGCCTGAGGCCCGCGAGGTGCTCGGGCggcaccgcggcggcggcggagacggcCACCGCGGGGCCAGCGAGGGTGACGACCGTCAGCAACAGCGGGGACTCCCTGCCGATATGCCGCGTGCTCAACGGCATGTGGCAGACTAGCGGTGGGTGGGGCCGCATCGACCGTGACGCCGCCGTAGACGCCATGCTCGCCTACGCCGACGCCGGCCTCTCCACCTTCGACATGGCCGACCACT ATGGGCCAGCAGAGGATTTGTATGGCATTTTCATCAATAGAGTTAGGCGGGAGCGCCCACCTGAGTTGCTGGAAGAAATCAAGGG GCTTACAAAGTGGGTACCACCTCCGGTTAAGATGACAAGAAGCTATGTTGAGGATAATATCAACAGATCTAGGAAGAGGATGGATGTTGCTGCCTTGGACATGTTGCAGTTCCACTG gtggGATTACTCAAATCCTGGATATCTGGACGCACTAAAGCACATCACAGACCTGAAGGAGGAAG GCAAGATAAAGACTGTAGCTCTGACAAACTTCGATACAGACAGACTGCagataattctagaaaatggAATCCCAGTTGTCAGCAACCAG GTTCAACATTCTATTGTTGATATGCGCCCACAGCAAAGAATTGCAGAGCTTTGCCAGCTTACTGGAGTTAAACTTATAAC GTATGGCACAGTTATGGGTGGTCTTTTGACTGAGAAGTTTCTTGACACCAATGTATCAATACCTTTTGCTGGACCTCCTCTAAATACCCCATCCTTGCAGAAATATAAGAGG ATGGTCGATGCTTGGGGTGGCTGGAGTTTATTCCAGGCTTTGCTTCAGACTTTAAAGAAGGTGTCCTTGAAACATGGCGTCTCTATCGCAACTGTTGCTGTGAGATACATACTGAATCAG ACATCAGTTGCAGGTTCGATGGTGGGTGTGAGGCTGGGACTCGCTGAACACATTAAAGACACCAATGCCGTATTCTCACTTGAATTGGATGAAGAGGACATGAACAGCATCACCGAAGTATCAAAGAAGGGCAGAAATTTGATGGATATTATCGGCGATTGCGGCGACGAATATAGAGCTTAG